The Hyla sarda isolate aHylSar1 chromosome 2, aHylSar1.hap1, whole genome shotgun sequence genome includes the window TTTCGGTAGCCTCAGTTATAGGATGTGTTTACAGGGTATCGTGCCAAAGGAGGGGGCAAAAATACTGGATTTTtcataaaggagtactctggtttaCTAAAATGTGTCCCCTACCTAAGGGATAGGGGATGAGTATCTGATCGTGGTGGGTCCCCCGCAGACCCCCACCATCTCCTGCACAGTGCCTCTGCTCTCTGCATGAAAAGAGCTTTGTCGACCACAGCACAAAGTGGTGGtctacatgccccctccatgtttctctataggagagccagaaatacatgagcgctgtatgtccggctctcccatagagatgcatgcagGGGGCTTGTCAGCCTGCGCTTCATGCTGTGGTCAATACAGCTCCTTTCATGCAGAGAGCCAGGGCACCATGCAACATGTCGCGGGGGGTCTAGCCGCTCGGGCCCCCCACCATCAGACTTTTATCTTTTATCTCTATCCCTTGGATATTGGATACATAATAATATACCAGAATAATCCTTTAGCCTTGCTCTCATGGTAGAAAGCAATAAGTCCTGAGCATATTGTATTCACCGGTGACTGTGTCCTAGGTGAAATAAGCAGATAATTTACTGCCTGGGATGGCGCAGATCCAATAAAACGCTTCACCATAGACTATAAGTCTTCTCTATGGTCAAGTGCCTATTAGCTGAGGGTCCTGGTTAGCGGCTATGTATTTCTCACAGGGGATGAGGCTGCCAACCTGTGACTAAGTGACATACTTCTTATATAAGATGCTTGAATAAGTAACATGAGATCACCTGGTTACAGTACTGAGGAGCTGCAGTATTGCTCAGCTGCCAGCTTGTCGGCTTTTTATGATTCTTGACAACCCACCTGCTGCTAAATGTCCAGtgaagtgattcccaaccggggtgcctccagctttggcaaatctacaactcccagcatgccagacagccaaatgctgtggtagttttgcaacagctggaggcactccaattggaaaacactggtccagTGAAACACTAATGTAAAGGAACAAGGTATCCTTTCCGCTGAGTTGTCTTCTTCAGAGCTGATGCTTGGATGCAGAGATCCTCAGAGGATCATAAACAACCAAATGACACCCACTAAAGTGCAGATATCTCTTCATCCATAGAGATGAGGCCTCCTTGTTGCTGTAACACCTCTTATATAGCTGTTGGTTGAACAAGGTGGCTTTTCCTCCAAACTCCCCAGTATACCTGAATGTTCaggtaaggctaagttcacacctgTGTAGGAGCTCCATTGCACATCAAACATCACCGTACCTCAACTGATTCCATTGTCTCAACATCACAATCGCTTGGGACCCCTTGGCCTGTTGGGACAGTTGGGACCCCTTTGGCCTTTTTCGAAGGATAGGGCATCAACATTCAGAGGATTGATAAATCGCAGCGATACCCCTCTGATCAAATGAATGCAGTAGGATTGTGCCCCCAAGTGAACAAAGCATACCTGGTGTGGATGGCCAGCGCCCCATTCATTCTCTGAGTACTGAGCTCTGCAAGGTTCTGAAACcccatagagagtgaatggagcacTGGCAATGTGGTTGCTGTGGCTTTATTTATTCAGAGAATAACAAAGATTAGCAAGGATCTCAGTGGTCAAATCAGTCCGTGAGTTACCCCCATCTTTTAAATCGCGGGaggtctgatcactgggacccctgtgatctcctgcccagcTCCCAGGAGTGACCACCGTGCGGTGTGGGGGTAGACATGCCCCCTCTgtgcatctttatgggagagccagagatacacaagtACAGCACTCgtttatctctggctctcccattgaCAGTACATAGAGGAGGCATGTCTGCCACCACCACCACTTCGTGCACAAGGAGAGCCGATGTTCTGAACAAAAATCTTCAGAACATTGGGGCAGGGTGGGTTTGGTTGCGAGCCtgttgggaacccctgcgatcagatgtTTATCTTCTATCCTGTGGCTAGGAAATAACAAGTAAAGTACAGAAGTTCCCTTTTAATTTAAGAGGTATTCTTGATTCtgaaagtttacattttttttttcccttctttatTTTCATTAAGAGAATTAATTATCAATAGTTATCTTAAAGCCTACATACCCTCAGTACGCTTGGTCTATTAAAAGGTGTGATGCAATGGACTTTGCTTGAACAAAAATGATATCTCTGGGACTTAATTCGCCCTCATATAGgaacctgggattcccagccagtctctaaAGCTAATATTGGagaaagaaatcccggcactcactgttATCTTCTGTCAAGCGTTGTGTTTATTTACACGGTGCTAAATACAAAGGACGCAAGCCTTACTCAGACTGACATGCCGCATGTTAGTCTGAGTAAGACTTGGGCCGAAACGCATCCTATGTATTTAGCACCTTGTAAATAAACACACAATGTTTGGCACAAGATAACAGTGAGTGCCAGGATTTCTTTCTCCAATTGTTCAGTAACTGTCCTCGTGCACCACTAATAGAACCAGAGTGCCGACCCTTCCCACGTCTCTAAAGCTAATATTTGCTGGGCCTTATTCTGTGTAATACTGCCATCTGACCAGAGACGGTCTGTGCTTTCTTAGCTCTATGTGCATGATCTCATTGGATTGCAGACTAATGGACCAGGACTCGTACACATAACATGTAAGAGAATGTCCAGCACCATCTCGTGAAAAGGAACTTCTAAATTTGGTTGTCATGGGAAACAGGAACTCAAGCAATGAGACGTGTTTCGCCCCGCAGGGGTGAGAAGTTCCTTTTCACGAGTTGGCACTGGACATTCTTCTTCTTCTCTATAACTTCTGCTAAAGCACTACCTGTATGCTTGCTGCTGCATGGTTTCCATAACTTCAGACTTTCAGAAACCTAGCAGGGTGAGCTgcaccccatcccccccccccccacgcacacatacacacacacacagatacacaatcTCTCGACAGGCGCCCCCGCTTACTGCATGAAACGAGCAttttcgaccaccgcacgaagcgtcgGCCGACATGCccactccatgcagttctatggcagagccggagattgccgaatgcagcgctcccatagagctgcatgaagggggcgtgtcggccgctgcttcgtgcggtagtCGAAAAGGCTTGTTTCATGCAGTGAGCCGGGGCGCTGGCTGGGAAattgcgggggggccccagcagtcggcccttaggatgggggataagttgttacatcccagagttatccttTCGACGTACGcggattttttgctgcagatttcaatgtaaactaaatgactgagcacagcttctaatcagcagtaacaaatctgcgcaggatcctgtgcgTGTGAACGGGAGTTGTTGAAATGGCACAATACAGCCAGGTCTTTGTATAGGTGCGGTCATGGAAAGTAAGCCATAAATAGCTGAAATGCCAATGAGCCTTTAATGTTGCACTCTAGGGGTCACAACACCACAATGACACCAAAAGATTGGCGTTAAACTGCATAATTTGAGTTTTAGAATACCTTTTATGTAGGCAACACATTTAGAACCAAAGTATTTGAGGTGTATGCATTGCTTCATGGATCTACTGAAGACATCCATTTATTTTACTGAGAATGTTTCTTTTAGTGGACTGATTGTCTGCTTTCTTAAGTTCACTCCTCAATGCGTTTATTTTTCTCCAGTTATTGGGTAAATCTACTTCATATTGTGATAATTTATTACATTGTCTCTCAGAATGATTAAATCTCTCAAATCTTTTTAAACAAgtgtctttctttcctttttttggcAGGGGATACTACACAGAAGATGAGATCTGCTCAGCATCCTACTCCTGCAGAATTGGATGCCTATGCTAAGACGGTTGCCAACAATCCCTTGACAATAAAAATCTTTCCAAACAGTGTAAAGGTTCCTCAAAGGAAGCATATCCGCCGCACCGTGAACGGACTGGATACATCAGGCCAACGTTACAGTCCGTACCCTTCGCAGGTCAGCACAAAGACAGGACTCTTGGCCATTGTCAAGTCCCCAGCTAAAAGTGTTTTAAAAGGCTTTGACGGTGCCCGTGCCCGCCTTTTGCCAGACTCTATGATGAATCCCCCTTCTGCTCCATATGTTGCACCTAGCACTTTAAACCACCCTCAGAGGCTGACACGCCCCCAGCAAGCTCTTCAGCACGCGCAGGCCCTGCAGCATGCTCAGAGCATGCAACAGCAGACTTTGTCACACTCGCAGAGCCTGCCTCCTGGACTGCAGCACCCACAAAGCTTACCACACCCTCAGACGATGCAGCACCCACAGGGCCTGCCACAGGGGCTGCAGCATTCTCAGGGTCTGCAGAATTCGCAGAGTATATCCCAGCAACAGGCTCTTCAGCATCCACAAAGCGTGCAACACACGCAAGGTGTGCAGCATACACAGAGTATGCCACAGGCACTGCATCATGCGCAGGGACTTCCACAGACGATACCACGACAGCAGAGCATGTCACAGGCTCTGCAGCACCAACAgaacctcccacaggtcctgcaGCACTCTCAGAATATGTCTCAAGCGCTGCAGCACACACAGGGAATGCAGCATCCGCAGAACATGGGGTCTCAACATTCGCAAAGCCTGCCCCAACAGCCTGCATTACAGCATGCCCCTGGAGTAAGCCACCAGACTCTGCCACACCCTGCCAACAACATTCTGCAGCCAGGTTTACATGGAACACGAAAACTGCCTGATGCAGATGCCCCTCCGAATGTGACAGTGTCTACCTCAACTATTCCTCTTTCTATGGCTGCAACCTTGCAGCAAAATAGACCACCAGACCTTGGAAGCATTGTGCACCAGATAAACCAGTTTTGTCAGGCCAGGGCTGGCATAGGCACTACCTCTGTATGTGAGGGCCAGATAGCCAATCCTAGTCCTATCAGTCGTAACCTGCTTATCAATGCAAGTACCAGGGTTTCCACTCACAGCATCCCCATGCCTTCATGTGTTGGAACATCTGTAGAtcatgctgctgcagctgctattTCCTCTGCCGCCTCGGGGAATGTCCCCATGGTGAACATGAGCAGAGTGCCTGCTTCGTATCCTGGTGATCTTAAACCCATGACATGGAACCAACATCAGCTTGCACATCTGCAACAAATGTGTGGCGATTCGGGTGGTCCTTCTGGGAAACACGCTCAGAGAGAAATTGCTGCCCAGGGCTTTCCTGGTAAGCAGACCCCTTACCAACAAGAACTGTGCATGGGCCAGTCTTTTGGCTTAAAACCCCCAATTGAAAAACCTACTCCTTCCCCTCCAGTGAATGGATTGCCGGGTCCCTTGCCATATACCAATGGACACTATTTTCAGCCCATATGGAATAACATTTTGCCTACTCCAAACAGCGACAGTTCGGGATCACAGGACCTTACCATGCCTTTCCATGGAGCACAGGCAGCCGGTGCACCCTTGGATTGTGCTGGGAATGCTCACTATAGAGGCGTTGGGGGAGGATCCTCCAACCAGAACAGCTTGATGCAGACCATGGATTACCTAACTGGAGGGGACTTTCAGCAGTCCTGCTTCAGAGATCAGAGCATGGCTCCACATGCAAAGATTCAAAGATCCCAAATGAGTAGAGCCCCTGAGTCAGCTGATAGTCGAAGTATTCACATTCAGCATCCAGGGTATAGGTAGGCGCCAGTCACTTTGCTACCGAGAGGATTTAGTCTTTATTGATAAGCAAGGCTCTTGTATCCTCTTCAGTCTGCAAACTTCGTGTGATCATTATATGCAAAGCAAGCCGGACGGTGCTGTAATTCACAAGATCTCGTACTTGCTCTGTACTTCtttaatttaataattttttttattttttttgggtggcAGTAGTTGAGAAGACGGTTGCGGGTCTGTTCCTTAGTAGCTTCTCAGCACTGATGGGCTTTAAAATGCTGCTTTATTTCAGTCTTGGGAACACTAAGCCCTAAGAAGTGTGGTATCTCTCCCCAGTttttatttaactccttaacccccAACCTTTTCTTTGGGCTTTAGAGGTTGACTAATCAACTTTTCCTAATTTGAATAAGTTGCTTCTCTGAATCCTCTGCATCCGTGTACGTCTGGTTATAGCTTAGTGCCATTGTGCAACAGGAAACGGAATGCGTTGAAATTGATCACTGGATACATGCAGGATTTTGAGAAAGAAGTACTGTTTTATGCTTTCACaggattttctttttgttttatagAACAGTATTGTTAGGTCTTTATGCTAAGAGCCCAAAGGTCCTTATGGTTTACAATAAGTCCCTTGTATTGTTTATTTAGCGTTTATTCCGCTTTGAATTAAaagtaacttttttcttttcagaatttcagttaaagggggttatccaggaaaaaactttttttatatatatatatatatatatatatatatatatatatatatatatatatactggctccagagagttaaacagatttgtaaattacttctattaaaaaatcttaatcctttcagtacttatgagcttctgaagttaaggttgttcttttctaagtgctctctgatgacacgtgtctcgaaccgcccagtttagaagcaaatccccatagcaaacctcttctaaactgggcggttcccgagacacgtgtcatcagagagcacttagacagaaaagaacaaccttaatcctttcagtacttatgagcttctgaagttaaggttgttcttttctgtctaagtgctctctgatgacacgtgtctcgggaaccgcccagtttagaagcaaatccccatagcaaacctcttctaaactgagcggttcccgagacacgtgtcatcagagagcacttagacagaaaagaacaaccttaatcctttcagtacttatgagcttctgaagttaagatgtttttaatagaagtaaatctgtttcactttctggagccagttgagatagatagatatatatctatcctatctaagttttttcctggataaccactttaagtattaatcAATTGGTTTTCAGAGCGGTGGTGGTGTGCGCGCTAAGGCAGTTTGGTTACCTTTTTGATAtgtcatctatttttttttttgatatgtataGGCTAGCTGCTGTAGTGCCTTATATCAGTCTCATGGAACATCACCATGTTCTATTTATTGTTAGTTCTGGTTGCAAATATCATTTGAATAttctatcagtggtctccaacctgcggacctccagctgttgctaaactacaactcccagcatgcccggacagccgttggctgtccgggcatgctgggagttgtaatttagcaacatctggaggtccgcaggttggagaccactgttctatatggaccaggagatgttttttttttttctccaatttaGGCCTGTATGCCCGTCACATGTGCTAGTCtctactgcagacccctctggccTTCTCATTTTGCTTCCTTTACGGCAGAATGCTTATAGGTATCGGGCTGCCAAAGAATATGCATGAAAATAGTAGTGTGCATTAGGAGAGTGAACAGTAACTTTGCTTTTTTCTGACTTCCCTATGTCAACACTGCTTGGCTGTAGGGTTCTAAAGGTGCCTGAGGAGAATGTATGATCTCTGCAGTTCAGGCCCCTAAATAAGATTGCAGATGGGCGTAAGACATGAACCTGATCATGTTTTCTGtatttttcttgttttatttttagaAAACTGCAACGAGAttcatactttattttttttattttttttttattttcatttttttaattcgaTGTTTTGTAGGAGTTACCCAGCCTTAGAAAAACAGAACTttagtttctttaaaaaaaaaaaaaaactgcaccataTTTCTTTGCTATTATGTGTGTGAttttgcagctctgctccattgaaatgaatagaacaatgtaatgccacacacaacctgcagacaGGGGGTGGTGCTGCTTTTGGAAGAAGTTAGCTCTGGCTTTCTACAACTGGGTAAGGGTATgttcgccgctgaaattccgcagtgtgaccgggtttcgcggaagacccattcacactgatggtaatgttcactgtgtGGGCTTTTACTCGcgggattccgcagtgtgaacgtacccttactctCTACTAACTTTTTGTATAGTGATCTTCTGTGGCATGAAGAAGATACAGAAGCATGGCAGCTCAATCTAAACCCTTTCCATCAatttagaacattttttttatattttaaataggTTGTCTCGTATTGAACTATTTCCTGAACACATGGCCGAACAGACATCAATACTTTATCCATATTAATTTGGAGGCACGGTCTTAGTTATAAAATGTGAATTTACTCggcatatttgggggggggggtgaaacatTCCCTCTTTTAACTATTACAGAACTTTTCACTTCATCTTTGTCCTCAGATCCAATctcttggttaaaaaaaaaaaaagaaaattatttgaaCACCTTTTTATAAATCGGAGTTTGAAAATGAAACTTACAGTGCAGAATTCCTGACTCAGAGCCTACACATggagtcattttttattttattttttttattatttttttgggggtcaGGTAGGTGGGAAGAGCTAAAATAACCTGTGTTTACCTTTTCCTTTCTCCCATGCTGCCACTGTGCTCCTGGTACCCTGGTCCCACTGTACGTTGCTTCTAGGTTAGGAGGCAGCACGTGGATAGGCCTGCAGCTGTGTCCTAGGCCAGTGATTTGATTTAGTGGGCATATCCACGTACCGACCATGAACGTGCGCAGGACCAGGTACCATATGAATGAAAGCAGTGAGAGAGCCAAAGTCAAGTAAGGTAATTTTACCTCTTGCCCACCATCGTGAGCATAATAaactataaaacatttagatctaTGTATCAACAAGGTGTTAaagtagagcatacagcagtttagAGCTGGCAGGCCCATATAGATAAGAGTCCATACTTAAATAATACTTAAGATAAAAGTTGTTGAAGGTCGTTGCAAGTgcccagagcagtgtttcccaacctgggtgcctccagatgttgcaaaactacaactctcagcatgcctggacagcctttggctgtccaggcatgctgggagttgtagttttgcaacacctggaagcaccctggtcgggaaacactcaCCCAGAGGGTTGTCTTAGGTGCTCAGAGcactatgtattaaaggggtactccggtgaaaaccttttttttcttttaaatcaactggtgccagaaagttaaacatatttgtaaattacttctattaaaaaaaatcctaatccttccagtactacttagctgctaaatgctacagaggaaattcctttcttttttggaacactgatgacatcatgagcacagtgctctctgatgacatctctgtccattttagcaaccgtgcatagcagttgTATGTTAAGGTCAGCATTGTGGCTTAGTGGtttgcactgctgccttgcagcgctggggttttgggttcaaatcccactaaggacaacaataaataaagacttattattattataataacgtcagcagagagaactgtgctcgtgatgtcatcagagagcattccaaaaagaaaagaatttcctctgtagtattcagcagctaattagtacaggaaggattaagattttttttaatagtagtaatgtaaaaatctgtttaactttccggagccagttgatttaaaagaaaaaaggttttcaccggagtacccctttaagagcattcCTGGCGCTTTTAGCTATGAATGACAGCTCAAGTCTCCTGATTGGACTCGGCACTTTCGGGGCAGGATCTTAAACTGCTTTTGTCTTGGTCATCTAGGTTGCATGGCGGAGATATCAGGTATGTATGGACTCCTTGACCTCTGTATGAGTGTTTTTGGTAAGCTCAGACTTGCTGACAGGTCTGCTTTTAACATTTTCCTGGCTGTTTGCAGCAAAAAATTGGGGTATAATGCATATTGTGAAGTCCcaagacttaaagggatactcccgtggaaatatatatatattttttttaatcaactggtgccagaatgttacagatttgtaaattactcctattaaaaaaatcttaatctttccagtacttattaactgctgaatactacagaggaaatggttttctttttggaacacagtgctctctgctgacatcatgtccacagtgctctctgctgacatcatgtccacagtgctctctgctgacatctctgtccattttaggaactgtccagagcagcatgtgtttgttatgggaattttctcttactctggacagttgttaaaggagatgtcgggcgcagactttttctattccttcctgcccgggctgcaaaaagacaaaacaaactttcacttacctccatatgttcccctggagctccgcaacagctgatcagttGGCCGgactgtttacttcctacttcctttagccccgtacgtcacacggcgcttcagcctatcaccggacattgctgcggccggtgataggctgaagcgctgtgtgacataccaggctaaaggaagtaggaagcagacagcccgaccgatcagctgttgcggagctctgggggaacatatggaggtaagtgaaagtttgttttgtctttttttgcagcccgggcaggacggaataggAATAAGTCTGCGCCCGACATctcctttaaaatggacagagatgtcagcagggagctctgtgttccaaaaaggaaaccatttcctctgtagtattcagcagctaataagtactggaaggattaagatttaatagaagtaatttacaaatctgtttaactttctggcaccagttgatttaaaaaaaaatttttttccacgggagtacccctttaatacagtacGATATACGCTTCCCCTTGCGGTGGCTGCTTACACATTGGCAcagatttatcaaattgtgtgagAGAGAATAAACGGAGAggttttcccacagcgaccaatcacagctcagctaatgggctctggtaaagtgaaagctgagctgtgattggttgctgtgggaaaagcaCAAAGCTTGATAAATATGGGCAATTATCTTTTAAATCTGTTGCATAAAAAGTAATCCAACTGCTGTAAAGAAATGGATTGATCAGAGCATGGAGTGAAAAGATGGGCGTTCATAGCCTACCCCCTACATTTACCCTGTCCTTCATTACACCGGATTATAGTGGATACACAGGCGGTGCTCATTTGTTTCTATAGCAATACAATATATAAAACAGTAtatccttaaagggctactctgctgaaaacatcttatcccgtatgcaAAGGTATAGGTGATATGGTGTTGAATCgcggcgggggagggggggagggtcccgccgctggggaccccctgcgatctctgctgcgttACCCCTCcgctccatgcccgatgactggcgatgccagctGCCACACCGCCTCCATTCACGTCTGTGGGAGGAGGCGTAGAGCTATGCACTagcggtcacaccccctcccatagacataaatggaggtggCGTGAGGTCATAAAGGTGGAACCTGAAAGCTTTCGTGTTCCAGACGCCGCCGCTGCCGGTCTGGAGATCGCTGAGGTCCCGccgcttggataggggataagatattttcagcagagtacccctttaagtagcagtCTCTTATCTGCCTTTTGGACCAGCACCCTCACAATGGGCTCTTGTTTTAGGATTGATTGACCCAGTAGGTGGGTTTCTAAACCTTTTTAGTACACTGCATCATTCTTTTAAGCGATGTAAGATAATAATCAGGGAACGTGTTAGACTTAACGTGACATTACAACATACCTGCTAAGACTTTATTGTGGCCGCTAGTGGCTGAACTACCATTTGTATTACACTGTCTACAATTGATGCAGCTGGTTTATGCATATCGACGTGGCGGTGTCTCGTTATGAATTGTGATCTATTTTTCTTTaagcacttacattttttttctacattaagGTGTTCTGTAATGCCTGCCATCATAAGATTGTATTCAGAGGTGGCAGGTTTGTTTCCAAAACTTGTGCACTTGAATCACTTCCATTGATCTGTATAGAATagtcatacaatttttttttttttttttttttttttttttgcaaggaaTCTGCTTTGTGAATATTCTCACAGGGTCAGTTCACATgcccttattttttatttttttttgctgcagattttgctacccattgaagtctatgggcggcaaaatctgctgcagcagagaGAAGTATGTgtgacccttaggctatgttcacacgcgtgaatgtctgcatggaaaatttCCGTGTGGGTATTCCCTGACAGCTGAGAGACTGGTTAATAGAAACCACCCCACTCATGTTGTGAGGCATTATATACCTAGCAGCCAATGGATTTATAGTTGTTTATCTCAGTTTGATTGGCTCCTCTCCGAGCAGACAAGTGAAGAAAACCAATTGGTAGCTGTCAGGCAGTCACATTCCACCAGCTTTATAAGTCAGATTTCTAGAAATTAAAATTTAGAGAACCTTTTCAATTACCCTGGTGGTTGCATTTTTTTATGGCTTACATGTAAACAATTTTATAGAATAGTGGTGCAGATGATATTTTGTGTTCTTGGGCctttttagggcacattcactCCCCATTTTGTGCCTCTGAGGGCTGGATCCAACAGGAGAATCTTAAAGTGTACtataaacaaaaactttttatataatgtagataacaccattatatgtatgtttgtaatatacattgatttaaaaatatgtatatttttccctgcagctattgtctgtgtgtctctaggagtccaaatacaggaagtgagggtggacaagcagggctctgtgcagtgagactgACATGCTAcgggctcatacatcaggatgattgacaagccaggatcccgcacagatccctgcttgtcctgtcctcacctcctgtatttggactcctcacaggcaatagctgcagggacagcactttttcgcccataaatacacacactttttaaccaatgtattttacaaatatacatataattgtattatctacattatatgaaaagtgTTTGACGACAGGCACAGGGTACAATACATGCTGCCGCGGGCATCCGATCATCCTcatc containing:
- the FAM222B gene encoding protein FAM222B isoform X1; protein product: MNTGLQKWDTTQKMRSAQHPTPAELDAYAKTVANNPLTIKIFPNSVKVPQRKHIRRTVNGLDTSGQRYSPYPSQVSTKTGLLAIVKSPAKSVLKGFDGARARLLPDSMMNPPSAPYVAPSTLNHPQRLTRPQQALQHAQALQHAQSMQQQTLSHSQSLPPGLQHPQSLPHPQTMQHPQGLPQGLQHSQGLQNSQSISQQQALQHPQSVQHTQGVQHTQSMPQALHHAQGLPQTIPRQQSMSQALQHQQNLPQVLQHSQNMSQALQHTQGMQHPQNMGSQHSQSLPQQPALQHAPGVSHQTLPHPANNILQPGLHGTRKLPDADAPPNVTVSTSTIPLSMAATLQQNRPPDLGSIVHQINQFCQARAGIGTTSVCEGQIANPSPISRNLLINASTRVSTHSIPMPSCVGTSVDHAAAAAISSAASGNVPMVNMSRVPASYPGDLKPMTWNQHQLAHLQQMCGDSGGPSGKHAQREIAAQGFPGKQTPYQQELCMGQSFGLKPPIEKPTPSPPVNGLPGPLPYTNGHYFQPIWNNILPTPNSDSSGSQDLTMPFHGAQAAGAPLDCAGNAHYRGVGGGSSNQNSLMQTMDYLTGGDFQQSCFRDQSMAPHAKIQRSQMSRAPESADSRSIHIQHPGYSCFYFLFPDTFLDKSKDPALFNICTSLLKGVLN
- the FAM222B gene encoding protein FAM222B isoform X4; protein product: MNTGLQKWDTTQKMRSAQHPTPAELDAYAKTVANNPLTIKIFPNSVKVPQRKHIRRTVNGLDTSGQRYSPYPSQVSTKTGLLAIVKSPAKSVLKGFDGARARLLPDSMMNPPSAPYVAPSTLNHPQRLTRPQQALQHAQALQHAQSMQQQTLSHSQSLPPGLQHPQSLPHPQTMQHPQGLPQGLQHSQGLQNSQSISQQQALQHPQSVQHTQGVQHTQSMPQALHHAQGLPQTIPRQQSMSQALQHQQNLPQVLQHSQNMSQALQHTQGMQHPQNMGSQHSQSLPQQPALQHAPGVSHQTLPHPANNILQPGLHGTRKLPDADAPPNVTVSTSTIPLSMAATLQQNRPPDLGSIVHQINQFCQARAGIGTTSVCEGQIANPSPISRNLLINASTRVSTHSIPMPSCVGTSVDHAAAAAISSAASGNVPMVNMSRVPASYPGDLKPMTWNQHQLAHLQQMCGDSGGPSGKHAQREIAAQGFPGKQTPYQQELCMGQSFGLKPPIEKPTPSPPVNGLPGPLPYTNGHYFQPIWNNILPTPNSDSSGSQDLTMPFHGAQAAGAPLDCAGNAHYRGVGGGSSNQNSLMQTMDYLTGGDFQQSCFRDQSMAPHAKIQRSQMSRAPESADSRSIHIQHPGYRMKASPQNYFSVLACLKT
- the FAM222B gene encoding protein FAM222B isoform X5, with protein sequence MNTGLQKWDTTQKMRSAQHPTPAELDAYAKTVANNPLTIKIFPNSVKVPQRKHIRRTVNGLDTSGQRYSPYPSQVSTKTGLLAIVKSPAKSVLKGFDGARARLLPDSMMNPPSAPYVAPSTLNHPQRLTRPQQALQHAQALQHAQSMQQQTLSHSQSLPPGLQHPQSLPHPQTMQHPQGLPQGLQHSQGLQNSQSISQQQALQHPQSVQHTQGVQHTQSMPQALHHAQGLPQTIPRQQSMSQALQHQQNLPQVLQHSQNMSQALQHTQGMQHPQNMGSQHSQSLPQQPALQHAPGVSHQTLPHPANNILQPGLHGTRKLPDADAPPNVTVSTSTIPLSMAATLQQNRPPDLGSIVHQINQFCQARAGIGTTSVCEGQIANPSPISRNLLINASTRVSTHSIPMPSCVGTSVDHAAAAAISSAASGNVPMVNMSRVPASYPGDLKPMTWNQHQLAHLQQMCGDSGGPSGKHAQREIAAQGFPGKQTPYQQELCMGQSFGLKPPIEKPTPSPPVNGLPGPLPYTNGHYFQPIWNNILPTPNSDSSGSQDLTMPFHGAQAAGAPLDCAGNAHYRGVGGGSSNQNSLMQTMDYLTGGDFQQSCFRDQSMAPHAKIQRSQMSRAPESADSRSIHIQHPGYRFELYK
- the FAM222B gene encoding protein FAM222B isoform X2; translated protein: MNTGLQKWDTTQKMRSAQHPTPAELDAYAKTVANNPLTIKIFPNSVKVPQRKHIRRTVNGLDTSGQRYSPYPSQVSTKTGLLAIVKSPAKSVLKGFDGARARLLPDSMMNPPSAPYVAPSTLNHPQRLTRPQQALQHAQALQHAQSMQQQTLSHSQSLPPGLQHPQSLPHPQTMQHPQGLPQGLQHSQGLQNSQSISQQQALQHPQSVQHTQGVQHTQSMPQALHHAQGLPQTIPRQQSMSQALQHQQNLPQVLQHSQNMSQALQHTQGMQHPQNMGSQHSQSLPQQPALQHAPGVSHQTLPHPANNILQPGLHGTRKLPDADAPPNVTVSTSTIPLSMAATLQQNRPPDLGSIVHQINQFCQARAGIGTTSVCEGQIANPSPISRNLLINASTRVSTHSIPMPSCVGTSVDHAAAAAISSAASGNVPMVNMSRVPASYPGDLKPMTWNQHQLAHLQQMCGDSGGPSGKHAQREIAAQGFPGKQTPYQQELCMGQSFGLKPPIEKPTPSPPVNGLPGPLPYTNGHYFQPIWNNILPTPNSDSSGSQDLTMPFHGAQAAGAPLDCAGNAHYRGVGGGSSNQNSLMQTMDYLTGGDFQQSCFRDQSMAPHAKIQRSQMSRAPESADSRSIHIQHPGYRGWLCCDFLDKGVEALYDPKYQE